The Phragmites australis chromosome 1, lpPhrAust1.1, whole genome shotgun sequence genomic interval cgaggaggaagatgatgacatGTCAGATTGTCCCGCCTGGCGAATCAAGGCATTGGCAGGGCCCTGCTCGGCCTTGCCAGACTGGGATTCCGACGAAGGCTGGATCGAAGTGCTCGATGAGCAATGTGAAGCCCGCAATTTGGCACCGACCAAAGAGGCGGCCGAGGAGATGGCCGGCGAGGACGAGTGTGTCCTGAGTGAAGCGTTGGAAACAGAGGCCGAGCCCATCGACGTCGATGCAGAGGGTGGCGCTCCTGTGCGTTCTGTAGCTGTAGGATTAACTGCTCCGTCAATCGAGCAGCAGGAAAAGCGGTGTCGTCCACCTGTATCTCCTGTCGATACTTCACATAATAGTGAAATAACAAAGCCATTTTTACGGCCAAATTGTCTCCGATTAACTCTTTCTTCAGTTCTGTTTGCGCGAAATGATTATCTGATTACCATTGATTCTCATGAAATCTAGAAATCCCGAGCTGGTGCGATGCGACGATTCCAGAAACATTGTTCTAGACAGACGCGTGAATCAGTGACCAGTGATTGGGAATAACCGGGAGTATATCCGCTCTCCTCCTTCAGGGACATGCCGAAAGTAGTGACTAGATCATACCAGTAGAAGCTACTGGGAAGCATCACATTTGGGACTTTCTGGGTTACTGTATTTCTGCCTTTCTGGACATGCCATATCTCTGCCGATTCCTGTTTAGAAATGCTCGGCCATCGAGCAGTAATCTGTGCACATTCCTCGCATGATTCTCCAATAGATAACGATGAAGTTCGCCTGAGTGGCCTCCGAGTCCGAGTGAACTAGCGAAATGGAGCATTCCCGCCGGTGATCAGATCCATTCGGGGTCTTCTGACACTGGCTAGCGAGTGGTGAAAACTTACTTTATGTGGCGGACCCACCAGAGGCCCAGTGAGAGCACATGTACTGTTTAAATTCTTATTTTCCATTGAATTTTAATGGATTTAGGTTTTTATTCATGAAATTGTAAATCTTCGGTCACTAATATGACCCCACTCAATTTTTATGCTAAATCCCTCCCGTGGATTGGTCTGTACATAGTGGCACGCTGCCTGTTATGCAAGTGAAGGCCAAGTGGCAGTGTTCTCCAAGCTTGGTGGTGTGCCTTTCGGGCAAATACAAAATTGAATTTGGCGTACACGTTTGATACTTATTCGCTACACGTGGAAGCAGATATGAGAGAGGTCCTTGAGCTTGTCCAAATCCTCACCCCGTCACGTGTCCGAACCTCAGGGAAAGCTCTTCCGTGAAACTTCTGTGCTTGTTTCTACTGCCGTtagatctttttttcttttgtcctACTGAGCTCTTTACCTGACCTAAGATTGATTTATTCTGCTCCACGGTAATTCTTTGGTTGTCTACATCTTGGAAAACTATTTTGACAAGAGAATAATGCCTGGACAAAGAATTTCGCGCATTTTTGAAATGCTGAATATTTCTGCGCTGGCCGGCGTTCCATATTGTTGTCAGCAGAGAGTGCGATCATCACAGCTAAGGAGAATTTGGTGACCAACACAAGCACACGGCAGCCTTAAATCTTCGGCAACCTTGCCGTGCGCCCACTAACCAGTTCCCTCACATCTCAACTCACCCTGCCCATTCTTGAATCTTGAGAGGGAGCAAGAGAGGGGAAATGCGTGATGGACTAGTTTAGTGGCCTCTAGTCTATCTCTAGAACCCTAGATCGGGGGTAAGCTTTGGATGGCAAGGCACCCAACTGCTTGCGACGGGTAGGTCAACATTCCATTACCGGGAGCGGCCTTTCTGCTTAACGAAGATTATTAGATAGCGCCAGAGAGATTTGACTTGCGTCAGGAATCGTGTGCGTGCGTAGTTCAGCCTCGCGGTCGCCGCATCTCACCGATTGCGTCACTTGTTAGACTTCAGATGAGGCGTGAGACCAAATCAACTCCCGAGGGGATCCGGCGGCCGGTAAACGCCCGATCTATTTTCGGCTCGATCGACACTTGACCACTTCGATCTACTTTTCCGGAACACAAAGTGGAATTCATTCATCACTTCTAGATTTTAGTGTCTCCATGGCGCATTGCTGCAAGGTACGTCGCCCCTCTCAGAGTGGTGATGATCCGTCGGCACGTCGGTGACGCCCGCTGTGACGCACCAGGCTCGGCGCCAGGCAGCCAGGCAAGTCTATTTCGTCCGGCCTTCCTCAGATCCGGTAGAAATTCCTTGATTCCGTTAGCCACTCTTGGTCTCGAACTCTCGACAGACGACTACTGGCAGCACACTACTAGTCTACCACTATAAAGTATCTACAGCACAGGTGCATGCATCCGAGCGAGGATAAAACTCGACTACCGGCATTGGGAGAGTGAATAAAAATCTCAGCCGGAGATACAGATGCCGCCGGCCCGGGCCGCTGCCAGGGGTCACCTTGGCGTGCCAAACTGCTGCTTTGCTCATCCTGCGCGCACTGTCGTTGTCTGTCTGGCGTTAGTGCTTACGCCGCCTCGGCCTTGCTCCTCTCTGAAAAGTCACAAGAAACTCGTGCTGTTTATGTCAACAGACGATGATTTATTTATGGTTAGATTACCAGACAGGGACATCTCTGCGCCAACCTCCGCAACTAGTAGTATCCCAGAGAGATATGATGTGTCGTAATTAGGCTTGATTGTTTCTTATTATGATTATAGATTCTAGTTctaaaacaaaagcaaaaacaaagtAGCCTAATTTGAAAGTTTATTTGTATACTACAAAATTTTATAATTCACGATATGATAGAAATGGGCTTCTCCACATTCTGCTAGCTCGTGCATGCTTCACAGAGCCAGTGCCGTGGACCAGTACTGGTCTTGCTGTGTTGTTTTTTTGGGTCCTTGTTCTTCAGGTCAATTCAAGTGTGACACGCAAACGCCGGTCCACGGGAGCAAAATCGCAGACCGGACCCGGTGAATTTAGGCACGAGCTCGCGCTTCGACTCCGGGGGTTGGTAACGCATGGATTTCGCTGGGTCGAGCTCTGTTCAGCAGCATGTGTTTGCTtgagtttttctctcttttttctaacGATTGGCGAGTGATTGATGCCAATGGAACCAGAGTTCACATAGTACTAAGTCATACAAATGAACGATAGCCGACCACATGCCTAGCTTGCCAAGTCAAAACATGTGCCAGACCGACCTATCACGCCGAACGACGCGGGCTCCAAAACGGTCCCGGCTTAACAGGCCACTAGAGAATGGAATTATGGAACAGAGCAACAGAGGAGATCCAGCTTCTGCTCCCAAAAATATAACACAGAGGAGATCCAACTGAAACAAAACCATGTTAATCGTGGCAACCTAACTGGAGGCCAGTCAGATCAGGTACCTGATGTACAATCCGACATCGCGTGAACAGCCGTGCGTCGGTGTGGTGCCGACGAAAACCGCAGACCACGTTGGCATGGGGGACGTGAGATATCGATCGGGTTCATCGACGGGCATCTGCTCCGGGTCGCTCTCACCGGCACGGCACGCGCGCGTGATGCAACGCCCGCTTGCACCATGTGCAGAGGCAGGATGTGAGACTGTGCGTGCGTGCTCCTTCTTCGCGGCGTAGATCGATGGGGACGTTTGTTTTCCGTGTTTGCGTCACGGCTCGGTTTTATGTTACTATTGAGCATGGTTTACAAATGCGTTTGATGTAAAAAAAGTCTCTCGAGATTACTACGTAAACCACGTTAACCGCATAGTAATCGGTGaaattagatagaaattgatcgaatttcatcaaaaattttatatttttaattttgaatttaaacttaatCGAAACCGATCAATTATAAATACGGTATAGATCGAACCGATCGATAGCCGTGATAATCCAACGGTTACCGACGATTTTATAAATACTGTGGATGAGGCACCGCGCTAGATCCTACAAGGAGCCATGAAGCCGGCGAGATTTCGATCTCGGAAAAAAGTTAGGCGAGACTTATCGCTGTTCTCGCACTTGTAGGATGCGAAAAGCTTATCACCATGCATTGCCTCTACCTGGTGTATCTATCTGGTTTGCAAGATTGGAGCTGGATTCAGTTTGCGCCAGTAAAAATGGAAGGTGAACATTCTCTGTTTTTCACTCGAGTTGCCCGTGCTTCATCTGTGAAATTCGTGGCCGGGATCATGTGGTTCCACAGTTACCAGTCTTGACATCAAGAAAGGCAGAGAGTTTGCACTGCACTGCACCGCATAGGATCTCGCGTAAAAAAGTTTCATCGCGCGGACATCCCGTTGACCAAGCGAGGTCCACTCAGATATGCAGCCGGAGCGTGTGCCAGCGTGACGTCATGCTGACGCATCCTGCCGACACGCGCGATCGGCCCTCGTCCAGTTCCAGGATGCCGTACGTAAAGGCCGCTCGGCGAACAAACCTGCCTACTTCACCAAGAAGGGGTAGATTGCCGTTCGTGAACGTGTTCGATCTCGATCGGTCTCAAAAGAAAACAGTAATCTCGACGTCGTTTGGGTGCTGTTGCTTCAACTAATTTGATTCCGAGCTGTCCAATGATCGCAACGTGAACCGTACGCACATGCAGGCAGTGATGTGCCAACCGGGAGATCGCAAAGAGAGAAATTTTGGGCGGAATTCGTTTAATTTTTTCTCTGCTTCTGTTACAAACGCGGTGGGATCCCCCTGTTTCAGTCCCGGCGCGATCAAACGTGTGCGGAATTTTACAACCACGGAAACTGCCCTGGCTAATGGTGGCATCAGTTGCTCCTGCAATGTACGGGAGATGTAGATGGCCACTGACATCTGCGGCAGCGGCGAATTGCTCGAACTCTTCATCCGATGGTTCGGCCCAGACGAAGTAGTCTGCGGCGGCCGCCTCAGTCAGCGCCAGCGGCGCGCCGAAGGCTTCGGTGTGGTCGTCCTGCACGTCGATCCAGCCGTCGTCGGAGTCCCAGTCGGGAAAGACCGAGGTGGTGCACGCCAATGCCCCGATCCTCTCGGCTGGGCTGGTTGACATCTCGTCCGCCTCCTCGTCGGTGTCCGAGTCCCAGAACGCGTCGTGCAGTGTGGTCTTCGGGGACGCGCACTCCTGCCTCGCCGGCTCTGCCTTGCGGTCGCGGACGGCGGAGGCGACGAACGCGTGCGCCACTAGCTGCGCCGCCGTGGATCGGTCGCTGGAGCGCCTCATGAAGCATCCGCCCAGGAAGTCCTTGGCCTCCGCCGACAGCCACGCGGGCACCTCCGGCACGGCGTCCGTGTACCCGATCCGGTGGACCGCGGCGAGGACGTCGTCCATGTCGCTCCACGGCGCGTGCCCCGTAGCCATCTCGATGACCATGCATCCGAGCGCCCAGACGTCCGCGGCCGGGCCCTGCTCCTCCCCGCGCGCCACCTCCGGCGCCATGAACGCCGGGGTGCCGCCGATAGGCCGCGACGACTCGACGGGCCTCGCGCACCCGAAGTCCGTGAGCCTGGCGCGGCCGTCGCCCCCGATCACCACGTTCCTGGCCTTGACGTCCCCGTGCACCAGCGACAGCCCGTGGAGGTACGCCAGCCCGCGCGCCACGTCCCCGGCGTACGCCCTGATGTCGCGCTCCGCAAGGCGGCCCCCGCTCCTGGCGGCCTCGTCGGCGAGCGACCCACCCGGCGCGAACTCGAGGAACAGCTGGTACTCGCCGcccgcggcggcgcgggagcCGAGGCATGGCACGATGTGCGGCGAGCAGAGACCCTCCAGCACGCGCCCCTCGCGCCGCAGCTGCGCGGCCCCACCGGCGTCCACCGACTTGACCGCCAGAAGCTCGCCGGAGGCCTCGTCGGAGGCCAGCCACACGACGGCGCCCGACGCGCCGCGGCCGAGCGTG includes:
- the LOC133918698 gene encoding spindle assembly checkpoint kinase-like encodes the protein MGMHRSGLRIRQTEKASSMGGKPRPGPELQVRYTFLCRQTTTRTGAAHRTHAAYFASHRRLPAPFPHVFHDPQAERVVEIDLPLLAERINLTHTIPIPIRFLRFLPDSKPETKTENMDATKMKQLRRVRTLGRGASGAVVWLASDEASGELLAVKSVDAGGAAQLRREGRVLEGLCSPHIVPCLGSRAAAGGEYQLFLEFAPGGSLADEAARSGGRLAERDIRAYAGDVARGLAYLHGLSLVHGDVKARNVVIGGDGRARLTDFGCARPVESSRPIGGTPAFMAPEVARGEEQGPAADVWALGCMVIEMATGHAPWSDMDDVLAAVHRIGYTDAVPEVPAWLSAEAKDFLGGCFMRRSSDRSTAAQLVAHAFVASAVRDRKAEPARQECASPKTTLHDAFWDSDTDEEADEMSTSPAERIGALACTTSVFPDWDSDDGWIDVQDDHTEAFGAPLALTEAAAADYFVWAEPSDEEFEQFAAAADVSGHLHLPYIAGATDATISQGSFRGCKIPHTFDRAGTETGGSHRVCNRSREKIKRIPPKISLFAISRLAHHCLHVRTVHVAIIGQLGIKLVEATAPKRRRDYCFLLRPIEIEHVHERQSTPSW